In Pseudomonas putida, a genomic segment contains:
- a CDS encoding C-glycoside deglycosidase beta subunit domain-containing protein has translation MIESHCCIQMRGFHNLKDSSGAVWGFQFRFHTLYYKGLWLSQVRTGAAIVDGVVYPKESLIWNIQGIDYTREEMLGRGDQYWQINDPAVVKVPKPGGLAQGYHDVSVEFGWVNNYNRALEQEVDGSGLGNAGPLLPGVSMESIKQRRLLLVC, from the coding sequence ATGATCGAAAGTCATTGCTGTATTCAAATGCGAGGTTTTCATAACCTCAAAGACAGCAGCGGGGCCGTTTGGGGCTTTCAATTTCGCTTCCATACCTTGTACTACAAGGGGCTGTGGCTAAGTCAGGTGCGTACCGGTGCGGCTATTGTTGATGGCGTGGTCTATCCAAAAGAGTCACTTATTTGGAATATTCAAGGCATCGACTATACCCGTGAAGAAATGCTTGGGCGAGGCGATCAGTACTGGCAGATAAATGATCCTGCCGTCGTTAAAGTACCGAAGCCGGGCGGCTTGGCTCAGGGGTACCACGATGTCTCGGTAGAGTTTGGTTGGGTAAACAATTATAACCGAGCTCTGGAGCAGGAAGTGGACGGCAGCGGTTTGGGTAATGCGGGGCCGCTGCTCCCTGGTGTATCCATGGAGAGC
- a CDS encoding sugar phosphate isomerase/epimerase family protein produces the protein MQGHSISEKAPALQAQEGAAKKPRLGVSIYSYSNTLGNCMTLEDCFEDLHDMGCGSFELLTSHIENYPNPSTKWIDKYWGLCEKYNVQPAELGQWCETHLYRGRMMTDDEIVANMVRDFKLANTLGFKNLRTKLTSVNIFCDPEPGWDRYLEKLLPYAEKYDVRMQSECHIPTTLNRQHISDFIDFIETRQTKHFGINVDFGTFQNAWPDDIFGSIPKEFLWKDKMPVPSLPEDIIRVLPYCQTCHAKFNYMDEDFSERTIPYEPVLQILLEQGWEGDLISEYEGPNKTDPAFVGDQLRRQHVMMRRILGY, from the coding sequence ATGCAAGGTCATAGTATTTCTGAAAAAGCGCCGGCGCTGCAGGCGCAAGAGGGGGCGGCTAAAAAGCCTCGGTTGGGCGTATCAATCTACAGCTATAGCAATACGCTCGGCAATTGCATGACATTAGAGGACTGCTTTGAAGACCTCCATGATATGGGTTGTGGTAGCTTTGAGCTGTTGACGAGTCATATCGAGAATTACCCAAACCCCTCGACAAAATGGATCGATAAATACTGGGGGCTCTGCGAAAAGTACAACGTGCAGCCGGCTGAATTGGGTCAGTGGTGCGAAACGCATTTGTACCGCGGGCGCATGATGACGGACGATGAAATCGTCGCGAACATGGTGCGTGATTTCAAGTTGGCAAACACGCTTGGTTTTAAGAACCTACGTACTAAGCTGACCTCTGTGAATATTTTCTGTGACCCAGAGCCAGGGTGGGACCGCTACCTGGAAAAGCTGCTGCCCTATGCGGAAAAGTATGATGTTCGCATGCAGTCCGAGTGTCACATTCCAACGACGCTGAATCGCCAACATATCTCCGACTTCATCGATTTTATCGAAACACGCCAGACAAAGCATTTCGGGATAAATGTGGATTTTGGTACGTTCCAGAATGCTTGGCCTGACGATATTTTTGGAAGTATCCCAAAAGAATTCCTCTGGAAAGACAAGATGCCAGTGCCTTCCTTGCCAGAAGATATCATTAGGGTGCTGCCGTACTGTCAAACGTGCCATGCGAAATTTAACTACATGGATGAAGACTTCAGCGAGCGTACCATTCCCTATGAGCCAGTTCTCCAGATATTGCTAGAGCAAGGCTGGGAAGGGGACTTGATCTCCGAGTATGAAGGACCGAACAAGACGGATCCGGCGTTTGTTGGGGATCAACTGCGGCGTCAACACGTGATGATGCGGCGTATTTTGGGTTATTAA
- a CDS encoding MFS transporter, with the protein MNEQSNISNAGRSGDLLYHAPSLGMEHPVKGVGESVIDSESNWKLLGLWLIVVLIVSCPAFGAAVINTHMATALNLDRAVLGAGFGLASATMGGTAPFLAIAFRRFGIRNVMLAGAAMAAISAVLMCTVVTTGPAFIICYGLLMGLGVGAAGILPTQTIVSIWFRGRRALAVSVVMSAGEFAGIVMPPFFAWLITSTGTWRSGWWVALGCIVIGACLVYWIVPKNLSMNKKELDVGPGESADDNRTSRVYKTPVPWVVADAMRTRQFLIIVLFGIANSLGWIFFLAHGVEHMQDLAYGSTIAASAISIIVASSFFGTMCAGLLGDKVPPHILATLALLIVSTGLFLAMSPSGLTAMVLFAVIFGFGYGAGQVCGITMMMNYFGAKPFPALLGISIAVSTITSAIWSTAAGAIYDQLHSYTPSFIFVVGLTSCVALLQLFASPRSIRRERVQQ; encoded by the coding sequence GTGAACGAACAGTCAAATATTTCAAATGCCGGTCGTTCGGGCGACCTTCTCTATCATGCACCGAGCCTTGGCATGGAGCACCCGGTCAAGGGGGTAGGGGAGAGCGTCATAGATTCAGAGTCAAACTGGAAGTTGTTGGGGCTCTGGCTAATCGTTGTTTTAATTGTTTCTTGCCCTGCCTTTGGCGCTGCCGTAATTAATACCCATATGGCAACGGCATTGAACCTGGACAGAGCTGTGCTGGGTGCTGGCTTTGGCCTAGCTTCCGCCACCATGGGTGGAACAGCTCCCTTCCTGGCCATTGCATTTCGTCGTTTTGGTATTCGGAATGTGATGCTTGCAGGGGCGGCGATGGCCGCGATATCTGCAGTCCTGATGTGTACGGTCGTTACGACCGGTCCCGCGTTTATCATTTGCTATGGCCTGTTGATGGGGCTGGGCGTCGGTGCGGCGGGGATTCTTCCTACTCAGACCATTGTTTCGATCTGGTTTCGTGGTCGTCGTGCGCTAGCCGTCTCTGTTGTCATGTCGGCAGGAGAGTTCGCGGGGATCGTCATGCCCCCATTCTTTGCTTGGCTGATCACTTCAACCGGTACTTGGCGTTCCGGTTGGTGGGTCGCACTCGGATGCATAGTGATAGGTGCGTGCCTGGTTTATTGGATCGTTCCCAAGAACCTTTCGATGAACAAGAAAGAGTTGGATGTCGGGCCAGGCGAAAGTGCGGATGATAATCGGACTTCCCGTGTCTATAAAACTCCTGTGCCTTGGGTTGTGGCTGATGCTATGCGCACTCGGCAGTTTCTGATCATTGTGCTGTTCGGTATTGCCAATAGCCTTGGTTGGATCTTCTTCCTAGCCCACGGCGTCGAACACATGCAGGACCTTGCTTATGGTTCTACGATCGCCGCATCTGCTATTTCAATCATTGTAGCATCTTCGTTCTTCGGCACGATGTGTGCCGGGCTGCTAGGGGATAAAGTCCCTCCTCACATTCTCGCAACACTGGCCCTGCTAATTGTCAGTACCGGATTGTTTTTGGCTATGTCGCCCTCTGGGCTGACCGCAATGGTACTGTTTGCTGTGATCTTTGGATTTGGGTACGGCGCCGGCCAAGTTTGCGGCATCACGATGATGATGAATTACTTCGGAGCCAAACCATTCCCCGCACTGCTTGGTATCAGTATCGCAGTTAGCACGATTACCAGTGCAATTTGGTCGACGGCTGCAGGTGCCATCTACGACCAACTGCACTCGTACACGCCAAGTTTCATCTTTGTTGTTGGTTTGACGTCTTGTGTGGCGCTGCTGCAACTTTTTGCATCGCCACGTTCGATCCGCCGGGAACGAGTACAGCAATAA
- a CDS encoding GMC oxidoreductase → MVTKTPQFDAIVVGSGAAGSFAAKELTEAGLRVALLEAGPPITPEFFVNKGERPSRSGFFLRARMKASALGQYVQARVIFFSEQLRHLYVNDWQNPYTTPRDKPFLWVRGKQIGGRLHTFGRVLMRWSDYDFKGASKGSGGKDWPFDYSELSPFYERAERFLGVHGTSERVPTLPDGSYAKPSKLVPAEMTFKKRLEGLWPRRRVVPWRYVPPHPERVPQAILAAQRTGLLTIHANAVVKRIEVDPATGRATGVVYADRESKLEHRIDARAVVVCASPVESVRLLLNSTSPNHPRGLGNSNGQLGLFFMDQCPALLMGRYAPAQGWEEDDSTPPDSFYRAPGGFYIPRFTNLDSQDKEDFKGGYTYQGAVGRMPVASEEASFFVMMGFGEMLPHRDNTITINGERKDAWGVPVPHITCSMHENEQKLLKSLVSSAMEMVEQTGGTVDMVISPLGLIEKNRGAFPEASRLGRWMFRRRAKHSMCLGAAIHESGGACMGEDRDNSVLNPFNQCWDAPNVLVTDASSFPTGGALGTTLTSMAVTIRACQHLVQEMRAERI, encoded by the coding sequence GTGGTGACCAAGACACCTCAGTTTGATGCGATCGTCGTCGGCTCGGGAGCTGCCGGAAGCTTTGCGGCTAAGGAGCTTACCGAGGCGGGTCTACGGGTAGCGCTGCTTGAAGCGGGCCCGCCTATCACACCAGAGTTTTTCGTCAATAAAGGCGAGCGTCCCTCTCGGAGTGGCTTTTTTCTTCGGGCCCGGATGAAGGCATCGGCGCTAGGACAGTACGTCCAAGCGCGGGTGATCTTCTTCAGTGAGCAACTGCGCCACCTGTATGTAAATGATTGGCAAAACCCCTACACGACGCCCCGGGACAAACCTTTCCTGTGGGTGCGTGGCAAGCAGATCGGTGGTCGCCTTCATACCTTTGGGCGGGTATTGATGCGCTGGAGTGATTACGACTTCAAGGGCGCTTCCAAGGGGAGTGGTGGCAAGGACTGGCCTTTCGATTATTCGGAGCTCAGCCCCTTTTATGAGCGTGCCGAGCGTTTTCTAGGCGTTCATGGCACGTCAGAGAGGGTGCCTACACTGCCTGATGGGAGTTACGCCAAACCATCCAAGCTGGTGCCTGCAGAGATGACTTTTAAGAAGCGTCTTGAAGGCCTGTGGCCTCGCCGTCGAGTCGTACCTTGGCGATATGTGCCGCCGCATCCAGAGCGTGTGCCCCAAGCGATCCTGGCTGCGCAACGCACCGGTCTGTTAACCATTCACGCCAATGCCGTTGTGAAGCGTATCGAAGTTGACCCCGCTACGGGGCGAGCAACAGGGGTTGTATATGCCGACCGTGAATCTAAGCTCGAACATCGCATCGACGCGCGCGCTGTAGTGGTATGCGCCTCGCCTGTTGAGTCGGTACGCCTCCTTCTCAACTCGACCTCACCGAACCACCCCCGAGGATTGGGTAACTCGAACGGTCAACTTGGGTTGTTCTTTATGGATCAATGCCCGGCACTGTTAATGGGGCGTTATGCACCCGCGCAAGGCTGGGAAGAAGATGACTCCACACCTCCTGACAGTTTTTACCGTGCTCCTGGAGGGTTCTACATTCCTCGTTTTACCAATCTCGACAGCCAGGACAAGGAGGACTTCAAGGGGGGGTACACGTACCAAGGGGCAGTGGGTCGAATGCCTGTTGCGAGTGAGGAAGCGTCATTTTTCGTGATGATGGGTTTCGGAGAAATGCTGCCTCATCGCGACAACACAATCACGATCAATGGAGAGCGAAAAGACGCCTGGGGTGTGCCGGTTCCGCACATAACCTGCAGCATGCATGAGAATGAACAAAAGCTCTTGAAGTCTTTGGTCTCATCTGCAATGGAGATGGTAGAGCAGACCGGCGGAACTGTGGATATGGTGATATCGCCGTTAGGCTTGATTGAAAAAAACCGTGGAGCATTCCCCGAGGCCAGCCGTCTGGGGCGCTGGATGTTCAGGCGCAGAGCCAAACACAGCATGTGTTTAGGCGCTGCTATTCACGAAAGTGGAGGGGCCTGCATGGGAGAAGATCGAGATAACTCGGTATTGAATCCGTTTAACCAGTGCTGGGATGCACCCAACGTGCTGGTTACAGATGCCAGCTCATTCCCTACAGGCGGAGCGCTGGGAACAACTTTGACATCCATGGCAGTCACCATTCGTGCCTGCCAGCACCTTGTGCAGGAGATGCGTGCAGAACGTATTTAA
- a CDS encoding multidrug effflux MFS transporter yields MQLRLKSGLGNDRAWIYLISALTAFAPLSTDMYLAAFPSIASDLQTDLAGVQSSLSIFVLGLALGQILYGPLSDRYGRKPPLIVGAAIFVITSLGLMLATSIQSFIFLRLIQAVGGCAGMVLCRAMIADRYSGREATDKLATVMLVGAFAPIVGPVAGSALVSTCGWRSIFLFLTLFGCCCLFAVYWLLPETQPANQRKRSNVKQEIAAMGNLLKKKFVILPLLSGAMAFSALFSFIAGSPAVFMSVFGMSRGTYGWVFAGITLGMVICSQCLRVLLKNAQQETVFLTCMACNLCLTLILLTWGDELGAWPFVLIATAAISALPLASASTTAMTMESGGASKGSLSALLGLTQFGCASIASWLVGILYEETSLSMTLVMLVTACLSLMAFLPLLPNTRRIFWRES; encoded by the coding sequence ATGCAGTTGCGATTGAAATCTGGTCTAGGGAATGATAGGGCCTGGATCTACCTGATCTCGGCACTCACGGCCTTCGCCCCCCTGTCAACTGACATGTATCTTGCTGCCTTCCCTTCAATCGCATCAGATCTGCAGACGGACCTGGCAGGCGTGCAATCAAGCCTCTCAATCTTTGTACTGGGGCTGGCCTTAGGACAGATTCTTTATGGCCCACTGAGCGATCGTTATGGCAGGAAGCCCCCACTGATCGTGGGGGCGGCAATCTTCGTGATCACATCACTAGGACTAATGCTGGCGACGAGTATCCAGTCATTCATTTTCCTGCGTTTGATTCAGGCAGTAGGCGGCTGTGCTGGGATGGTCTTGTGCCGCGCGATGATTGCTGATCGTTACAGCGGGCGAGAGGCGACAGATAAACTCGCCACCGTCATGCTGGTCGGCGCATTTGCGCCGATTGTCGGCCCGGTTGCAGGAAGTGCGCTAGTTAGCACCTGTGGATGGCGCTCAATCTTCCTTTTCCTGACGCTATTTGGATGCTGTTGTCTTTTCGCGGTTTACTGGCTGTTGCCTGAAACCCAACCGGCCAACCAACGAAAGCGAAGCAATGTGAAGCAAGAAATTGCGGCAATGGGAAATTTGTTGAAAAAGAAGTTTGTTATCCTTCCTCTGCTCAGTGGCGCCATGGCTTTTTCGGCCTTATTTTCATTCATTGCTGGGTCGCCAGCTGTGTTCATGTCGGTTTTTGGTATGAGCCGTGGTACCTACGGATGGGTATTCGCAGGCATTACCTTGGGCATGGTCATCTGCTCACAATGTCTTAGGGTGCTCTTGAAAAACGCTCAGCAGGAGACCGTATTTTTAACTTGCATGGCCTGTAATCTATGCCTTACCCTGATCTTGCTTACCTGGGGGGATGAATTGGGCGCATGGCCTTTTGTGTTGATTGCCACTGCTGCAATTTCTGCGCTACCCCTGGCATCGGCGAGCACAACAGCTATGACTATGGAAAGCGGCGGAGCAAGTAAAGGGAGTTTGTCAGCGCTACTCGGATTAACTCAATTCGGTTGCGCGAGCATTGCCAGTTGGCTAGTGGGAATTTTATATGAAGAAACCAGCCTTAGTATGACATTGGTCATGTTAGTAACGGCCTGTTTATCATTGATGGCATTTCTACCACTACTACCAAATACCAGAAGAATTTTCTGGCGTGAGTCCTGA
- a CDS encoding PRC-barrel domain-containing protein translates to MNFEERDKYGMYKGRTDFTAEGDRGPGPRLMGADTLIGNDVYNTQDEDLGDIKEIMLDTASGKVAYAVLSFGGFLGMGEKLFAVPWGALRLDTVNKRFILDADKDRLKNAPGFDKDNWPNMSDPTWGRGIHDYYGTTWANDPRL, encoded by the coding sequence ATGAATTTCGAAGAACGCGACAAGTACGGTATGTACAAGGGACGGACCGATTTCACTGCCGAGGGAGACCGCGGCCCAGGGCCGCGGCTAATGGGGGCGGATACCCTTATCGGCAACGACGTGTATAACACGCAAGACGAAGATCTGGGTGATATCAAGGAAATCATGCTGGACACTGCCAGCGGCAAGGTTGCGTACGCTGTACTGTCGTTCGGCGGTTTCCTGGGCATGGGTGAAAAGCTGTTCGCGGTGCCATGGGGGGCTTTGCGCCTGGATACGGTGAACAAGCGCTTCATCCTTGATGCCGACAAGGACCGCCTGAAGAACGCCCCAGGCTTCGATAAGGACAACTGGCCAAATATGAGCGATCCGACCTGGGGCAGAGGTATCCACGACTACTACGGCACCACATGGGCAAACGATCCCCGGCTGTGA